Below is a genomic region from Cydia strobilella chromosome 24, ilCydStro3.1, whole genome shotgun sequence.
ACATGTTGATACAACTTTCGTGTTGATACCGATTGACACCGTATGCACGGCTATCTAGAAacttcttatattatatattcagaacgtatttgtggccctgaaaagggcctttttggtTGTTGTACAAACCACACTCTCGCAGCGTGTCGTGTCGCAATACGAACTACCTAAACCCATTACACTAAAAGTGTATTGAGAAGACAGATAGCATACGAGGAACGACGGACGCTTACTTGGAGCTGGTGTACTTGGTGACGGCCTTGGTGCCTTCACTGACGGCGTGCTTGGCGAGCTCACCGGGCAGCAAGAGCCTCACGGATGTCTGCACCTCCCTGCTGGTGATGGTGGACCTCTTGTTGTAGTGAGCGAGGCGGGAGGCCTCGGCGGCGATGCGCTCGAAGATGTCGTTCACGAAAGAGTTCATGATCGACATGGCCTTGCTGGAGATACCGGTGTCGGGGTGGACCTGCTTGAGCACCTTGTAGATGTAAATGGCGTAGCTCTCCTTGCGCTtatgcttcttctttttcttcgagTCCGACTTGGAGATGTTCTTCTGGGCCTTGCCGGATTTCTTGGCGGCCTTACCGCTAGTCTTGGGTGGCATTGTGATATAGTTAGATGCTTACAGTACGATAGTCGAACTGAGAATAAAAATTTCGTATGTATGTCATCTCGATACCCTTTTGGGAGGGTGTGAGGGGTCTCTTCAACATCCCTGTTGCGGAGACTGAATCTGTTTTCGCGCCCCATCTTCGTGGGGCGGTCTTCCACCGTCGATTTTTGGACGGCTGCGCGATCCGGTGTAGGCCAGCTTTATCGCTACCGGCCGTTATCCAACCCCGCAACCCCTAGCCTGGTGATaccgtttgagcggggccagGTTTCGGGGCCGCAGTGAAGGCGACCGGCAGTTTAGGCTGGCGTGTGCTTCTTAGGTGTCATCCGAGTGTGTGTGGTGTTGTTGTGTCGTCGACgacgtcttcttcttcctcttcTTCGTTGTTGTCGTCGTCGTCGTTGTGTAGGAGGGCTCGGGGGAGATGCCGAGCCCCGTGTAGGTCCGGTGGTCGTGTGTAGTGTGGCGCGATCCCTCGTAGATGGTCGTGGCTGCAGTTGTCCGCGCGGTCATACATGACCCGCGCGAGACGCTCGATGAACTCGTCCAGGCTGCGCCACTTCAGGTACTCGGCGATGGCTGCGTTGCTGACGAATCGGGTTGCTGCGACGATGGTCCGTAGCGAGAGTGTCTCCTGGCTCCTCATCCTCTGCTTGTTGAACCTGGAACAGAAAGAATACCAGGCTGGTGTAGCGTAGGTTAGTCGAGAGCGGACGTAAGCTTTGTACAGACCGACTTTGGTCCGTACAGGGAGCTTGCTGCAGAAAACCGGGCGGAGGTTCATTCGAGCGGTTTTCGCTCGTCTGATTGTCTCCGCCGTGTGTTTCTGCATGGTGAGCCGCCTGTCTATGGTCACCCCCAGATATTTCACTGTGGGTGACCACGTGAGCGGTTGTCCTAAAAGAGAAGGAGGTGCGGGCAAGTCTCGCGCTTGCCCTGTGATGAGCGCTTGCGTTTTGCCCACATTGACTGATAGCCTCCATTTGGAGAGCCAGTCAGGAAGGGCGTCGAGCGTCGGCTGGATCTTGGAGACTGCATGCGGCATCTGAAAAGATGAAGCATAGTAAGCGGCGTCGTCAGCAAAGAGGGCTAGTTGCGCTTGTCCTACGACTGGTATGTCGTCGGTGTAGCGCGCATAGCACGAGGGCGATAGGCAGCTCCCCTGGGGGACTCCTGCCTGTATTGGGCGGTCCTGCGACACCGTGCCTTCCACTTGTACGTGGAAGCGTCGGTCTGCTAGGAATGATGCGATGATTCTCACGATGCGGCGGGGTGCTGTGGACAGAGAAAGTTTGTATATTAGACCTTCGTGCCAGACTCGGTCAAAAGCTTTCTCCATGTCTAGGAGGACAGCGACTGTGTACTCCTTTTTGTTGAGCGCCATGCCCATGTGGTGTAGGACACGGGTGAGCTGCAACGTGGTGGAGTGTTGAGACCTGAAACCAAATTGCTCCGGCCTGGGTTGGATGTGTGGCGAGAGGTGCCGGAGCAGCAACCTCTCGAATACCTTTGATAGGTTGCATAGCAACGTGATAGGCCGGTAGCTCTCCGGCTTTCTTCTGTCCTTCCCGGGTTTGGGAAGGACGATGACCCGTCCCGTCTTCCAGACGGTGGGAAAGTGCCCCGACCGCAAGATCCCGTTGAACAGGCGCGCCACTGCCGCTAAGGTGTTTAGCGGCAGTTGGCGGAGCGCCATGTTCGGGATCTCGTCGGGGCCCGGTGCCTTCTTCGGATTGCAGTGGTGCCTGATAGTCGCCTTGACCTGTGAAGGAGAAAAGTAGATTGGATCATCGTGGGTTTCGACCGGCACGTTGAGATAGTCTCTGACGTGCTGTACGATGTCCGCTGTGTGTTGCGGGTCTGTGTCGGGGAAGGGCCTGAATTGCTGCTCAAGGCTGCGAGCGAGTATTTCCGCTCTGTCCTTGGCTGCGTATTTCAGGATTCCGTCGGTGTCGTCCTCTAGTGGGTGTATCGGCTCGGGTTTCGAGCTGAGTTGTCTGCATAACCTGTGGATGGAAGGAACGTGATCGGTTAGGCTATCGATGTGCGCTTCCCAGCTTGCAGCTCTGTGCTCGTTGAGTTTGTCCTTTAACAATCGCTCCAGACGATTGAGCTCGGTCTTTACAGACTGAGCCCTAGTCCTTTGCCACTGTTTCCTGTACCAGCGCTTTTTCTCCAAAAGCGCTTGAAGCGGCCTCGGGAGCGGTTTGCGCCGGTCTGTGGGCGGGATGATGTGGGTGGCCTCGGCTAGGGCCGCCTTGATGTCTCCGGTGATTGTGGCTGCTGCTGCATCGACCTCTTCTGCGGTCGATATGGGACCTGTACGGGGAGAATTTACCATGGCTTCTGTGAAAGCCGTCCAGTCGTAGCGGCGTCCGGGTCCTCTGTTGAGTCTCGTCGTCGGTTGGTCTGCGATGGTCAGGAGCACCGGCCTATGGTCGGATGTGAGATCGTAAAATACCTGGTGCCTCATGAGTGTATCGACTCCGCGAGAGATCGCAAAGTCGATGGTGGTGCCCCTGTTGTACACGTCTGAGCCGTGATAGTGAGTGGGCTCGTAGGGCCCTCCCACTACCAGATCGAGGTCCTCCACGATCTGGTAGATAACGTTTCCCGCTTGGGAGTGCGCGGAGGAGTTCCAAGCGGAATGCTCGGCGTTGAAGTCCCCGGCCAGGATGGTCGGCACGGGGGAGTCCACCAGTAGTCGTTTGAGGTCGGCGCGCATCTCTGCCGGTCGGCAGTGTCCGCAGGGCCTGTAGATAGCAAACAAGCGCAGATTATGCCTTTGTAGTTTGATATCTATCCCCAGTGCGGATAGTGAGGCTGGCTGGTCGATGTCCACCATTTGGTGGATGATTGTCCTCTTGACAATGACTGCTAGGCCTCGGTAAGCGTACCCGGTTTCCGGGTTTGCCTGGTCGAGGCGGTACACGATGTACCCACTGGCTGAAAGCGTGTTGGACGCTTTCAACTTTGTCTCGCAAATCAGCATGATGTCGACGTCTTGGCTGTGGAGAAAAGTGCGCAGATCATTAAGTTTACCGCTTAATGTCTGCGCGTTCCAATATACTACCCTTAAATCTTTCTCTTTTAGGCCGTAAAAGAGTGTAGCTGGCGAATAACTTGCGTTATTGCTGGGGTGAGCTAGGCCTGAGTTTGGTCAGGCCTAGACAGAGACTTAATAGCTAACACTACCTCGTCTAGCGTTGGTTTCAGGGACGCAGTTACCGCGGTTTGCACCGCGGCAACTATGTCCCTGCGCAACGCTGTGGTGTCGATCTCTGCTTGCGACATCCTCTGCGGTTTGTGTTGTGGCTGCGGCAGTCTGCGTTGCCCGGGCTGGCGTTGCCTCGGCAGGTTGGCGGGTGCCATTAGGGAGCCTGTGGAAGACTCCTCCACCAGGTTAGGCGTGTCCGAGGCCCTAGTGTCCGGGCCTCGTTGCGGGCGGCGGGTTGGCGGGCGGCGTGAGTAGGAGCGGGTGCCCCCTCGCCAGTTGCGCAGCTCCTGTAAATATGTCTCACATTGCTTGTGATTGCCCGGGTGGTCTTTGTAGCAATTTGCGCACGTTGCTGGCTCCTCTCTCGGTCGCGTGCACTGGTGTGACAAGTGCGGCAGGGCGCATTTCACGCATCGCACCGGTCGATGGCATCCCTGTGAAGAGTGCCTAAAGCCCTGGCACCGATAACATTGCGGTGGCCCGGgtttacctctccaaggttcgACACGAACCTTGGTGTTGATGTTCGCGATGCTTGTGAGGTCCAGAAAACCAGGGTTTTCTCGCTCCGTGCCGTCGAGCTGGACGAAGAAGATGGTGCCTCCTCGTCCTCTGCCTGTGGAGATTAAGCGTGCATGTGATACAGTATACCCCTCTGTTTCGCACGCGTCCTTCACGTCCTGCACCGTCATGCTTGACGGTAGGCCGCGGATTGCAGCCTTCATTGGTAGGGTCGACTTCTCCGGATGCTTGACGAACTGGATCCTCGGGTCGAGGGCCTGCTCGCTGCTGAGGTAGGAGAATACCACTCGGTATTCCTCCCCGGTCCTGGGATAGAACCGTACCCCGGTCGGTTCGACGTTCTCGGTTTTGGCCTCAAAACCGAGACGCTTGTTGATGGCCCTCAGGTGGTGGGCCGGGTCTGGGAGGACCTCGGCCAGGATCTGGGGCGGTTTGGCCTTCTTGGTCGGGGGCGGCGCCTGCTGCTTCTTCTTCTTGCTGGTTGCGGTATCTGTGGGCAGAGAAGTGGCGGTTTTAGGTGGCGATTTGGCCGCTTCCGCGTACGCGTTGGCGCTTACTACCGGCGTGGGTAATAGCACTTTGCGTGGCGGTGGCTGTTGTGAGCCTCCGGCGGCGGGTGTAGCTGGCTCTATCGTGTCCATCGGCTGCGAGACCTGTGGGCAGACGGCGGGTTGAGTAGGCCCACGCGCCACAGGAGTGATGCGGTTACATTCCCGCTTCTCCTCCTGTGCCGGCGGGCTGTCCTCGTCCCGTCGCCTCTTCTGTTGGCGCGCCCTAGAGTGCGTCAACAGGGTTGAGAGCAGCGCCGCCTCGAGCGGGCCGAGGGTGCAACTGTCTAGCGATCCCCGAGCTACTCTGTCGAGTTTCTCGAATATCGCCATCCAGGAGGCCCCGGTCATCTCGAGGCCGGGCTGAGGGCGGCAAGGTGACTGTTGGCGGCGATGCGGTGAGTTGGCCGGCGTGATGAGGTTGCCGgccggctgcggcggcggcagtGGACTCTCGGCGCGCAATGCATTACCACCACGTGGTGACAAGTCAAGCGGCGATGAGTCATCGCGTGACAAGTCACAACGTGTTGGGACCTGTTTGGTCGCTGACTGCTCCGCCTCCCCGTCCCCGGGCGTTCCGGAGGTGCATCTGGCCTCAGCGCCCAAGCCTTCGTCGGAGCCCCCCACGGAGTCTTCGAAGTCAAGGTCCTCTTCCGAGTCACTTGACGCCGAAGACCCCGTGTAGCTCCCACAAGCTGGTAAGCGCCTTGGCTTTGTGCACTCCGTTACGTCCGGAGAAGGGGTTTGCGTGAGCTGGTCGTTGGCCTGAGGTCGCATCACCCCCGTCGAGGCCGCTGCCGCGGCCGAGTCCTCCTCCGATGTGGCCTCCGTCCCCTTGGTAGGCGTCCTATAGATGCCCATGGCTGTGGCGTGTGTGTGCGGTGTCGGCGTGTTGACCTGTAATTAACACAGGCGTGAGCACAAGATAAAATACAGATGGCAGTGGGTTGAGACTGGGCTTGTAAACCCCGTTTGTGGCACCACCGACAAACGGCCCCGCTAGCGCCTGGTGGCTTTAGTTGGCACCGTTAGGTTTCCACCAGCAAACGATCTCAGCGAGGTCTTTTCAACACTGGGGGCCactgaatttaaaataataaataataataaatcgcctttattattatttattatgtacttgCACAACACTGGCGTTAACACACGACAACTAGTGAGTTGGGTAGGGTGCGTAAGTCTCGAGAGCGTGCTCAAGCGCGTGCGTTCCCGTCAACGTCACAGTTAAAAAATTTCGTACTAAGTTGCGCTCATTTTGTTAAAGCGGAGAACGGGAAATAGGGGATTAAAGATCGAGCGTCGCGCTCGCGGTATATCGACCAATAGCGTTCGTGCATCATTAGTATCGTCGGTCGGCATGGTGGGGAGTGAGAGCGCGTAttgatattacttacatataggtattattattttgattataaaatatatcaaatgccgTATAGATTATACCATCATCAGTTTTGTTCAAAATCGTAGGCGgataacaattatattatttaaatgtatatagctttatgtttatttactattgttgttgttgttacagtGACACACTGCTGTAGATGAGCAAGTAATAGCTCTGAGCCATCACATTACCTTTATTtgtcgtttatttattatacttcttgACGAAACGATGTCTCAAGTCTCTCATATAGAGACGTGTGTAGTGATGTGTTTTGCAATcagaaaaataatcttattagaattcagaattatctacttaccgtaagtaataacattcattcattcattcatcgttcatatatatgtatatgatataattatattgatcgaTCGAATGACATCATACACGTATGCGTTATGCCATGAAACTTACAACGTTATCACAGAATCAtattgtggccctgaaaagggccttttgtaACGGTCACTCGGGCGGGAATATAACAGAGGCCACATTCACCAAACGCCGGGTGTTACCGCTAGAGATGTAGCCTGATGAGAAGTGAGTACACTTAAGCCTTCTTCTCGGTCTTCTTGGGCAGGAGCACGGCCTGAATGTTAGGCAGCACACCACCCTGGGCGATGGTCACACCGGAGAGGAGCTTGTTCAACTCCTCGTCGTTGCGGATCGCCAGCTGGAGATGCCTAGGGATGATCCTGGTCTTCTTGTTGTCGCGAGCGGCGTTGCCTGCCAACTCGAGAACCTCAGCGGCCAGGTACTCCATGACGGCGGCTAGGTACACCGGGGCACCGGCACCGACGCGCTCGGCGTAGTTGCCCTTGCGTAGAAGCCTGTGGATACGACCGACGGGGAACTGAAGTCCGGCACGGTTAGAACGGGACTTTGCCTTTCCCTTAACCTTGCCACCTTTACCGCGTCCAGACATGTTTAAAGAgagatttaagtttagtttacacACACGAAACGAGAGCACGATTGCTTGCTTGCGAGTGTATACGCTCTTTTTTAGTAGTTGCCTTTATTTTATACGTTCACGGTGTACGCTGATAGTGGGGATACAACGAGCCGACATAACACGAGCCCGATCGACCAATCAACGAGTCGCGTGCAAGAGCGCAAATTAGAAAGagatagatataaaataaaaacatttcaatttatacatcaaagtatacctaataaaaatgacacaattaacaaaaaatattccgtaaattatatacttatatttatgtagttgttgttgttgtaaatctaagacttcaaataatacagttatatttatcatcattcaccatcgataagaaaatattctgtgtaagtattcatgaaaacctaacctaatcagtCTTATCAGTGAGATCATCAATAATCTTGAGACTTTTGCCATAAGACTCGATTTGAGATTGACTTTTTATATTGATTGCGATCGATCGActcgtgtatgtatgtgtgtgtgtgcttatTGCAATGAAACAGAGGCGATATGAACCTTTGAATAAATTTGTTAGCCctgaaaagggctttttgatgTGCGTTTAACGCGCACAGGCGTATGACGAGAGGCGTGTGAACAGGCGACACGTCGTCGTATATACGATATATAGCGACGACAATCGACATATCCTCCACCATCACGGCCGATGTAAGTACGACGACGACAATGTGACGCAGTCTTCTTACTTCTTCGAGGCAGCCTTCTTGGCGGCGGGCTTCGCTTTGGGAGCGGCCGCGGCCTTCTTGGGCTTGGGAGCTTTAGGCTTCTTGGTCGGCGGCTTCGCGGTCTTCTTGGCCTTAGGCGCGGCGGCGCTCTTGCCCTTGGCGGGGGTGGAAGGTTTCTTCGCGGCGGGCTTCTTCTTGGCGGCGGCAGCCTTCTTGTCCTTCGTGGCGGCCTTAGGCTTGGCCGGGGACGCAGCGGCCTTCTTCGCCTTAGCGGGCTTAGCTGCGGCGGGCTTCTTAGCGGCGGCTGAAGATTTAGCGGCGCTAGATTTCTTGGCCGCGGCGGGCTTCTTGCCGGCCGATGATGACTTCGACTCCAGTTTGAAGGAGCCGGACGCGCCCTTGCCTTTGGTCTGAATGAGTGCGCCGGATTCGACTGCGCTCTTAAGATATTTTCTGATGAAAGGGGCCAGCTTCTCGGCGTCGACCTTGTACTGGGCGGCGATGTACTTCTTGATAGCCTGCAGGGACGAAC
It encodes:
- the LOC134752044 gene encoding histone H2B, whose translation is MPPKTSGKAAKKSGKAQKNISKSDSKKKKKHKRKESYAIYIYKVLKQVHPDTGISSKAMSIMNSFVNDIFERIAAEASRLAHYNKRSTITSREVQTSVRLLLPGELAKHAVSEGTKAVTKYTSSK
- the LOC134752045 gene encoding histone H2A, encoding MSGRGKGGKVKGKAKSRSNRAGLQFPVGRIHRLLRKGNYAERVGAGAPVYLAAVMEYLAAEVLELAGNAARDNKKTRIIPRHLQLAIRNDEELNKLLSGVTIAQGGVLPNIQAVLLPKKTEKKA
- the LOC134752043 gene encoding late histone H1-like, translated to MADTAVAADAPAPATPAKKPKASASAGAKKPKAKPTHPKTSEMVNSAIKELKERSGSSLQAIKKYIAAQYKVDAEKLAPFIRKYLKSAVESGALIQTKGKGASGSFKLESKSSSAGKKPAAAKKSSAAKSSAAAKKPAAAKPAKAKKAAASPAKPKAATKDKKAAAAKKKPAAKKPSTPAKGKSAAAPKAKKTAKPPTKKPKAPKPKKAAAAPKAKPAAKKAASKK